The Deinococcus koreensis region CTGGACGCGTTTCCCCACCGTGTCCGGCGCCTGCTGGAGACCCAGGACGTGATCCTCGACATCCGCGCGGAGGACGGGCCGCCCGAGCAGGGCACGCGCTCGATGATCTGGGGTTGCCTCGGTAACGCGTACTTGAAGTTACGCCACCGCGCGGTTTCCGCGCTGTTCGAATTCTACCGGCGTCAGATATCCCAGGGTCGAGTGACGCCGCTGGCGGTTGTAGAAGATTTCCAGGTACTCAAACACCTGACTGCGCCCCTCCTGGCGCGACATAAACACCGTGTCCATCATCAGTTCCCGCTTCAGGGTCGAGAAAAACGACTCCACCACGGCGTTGTCGAAGCAATCGCCTTTCCTCCCCATACTCGACTGCATTCCGCTCCTCTGCAGGGCCGCCTGGTACAGGCGGCTCGTGTATTGCGACCCCCGGTCGGAATGGTGAATCAGGTCCGCCGGTGGTGGTCGGCGGGCCACCGCCATGTTCAGGGCCGCCAGAGGCAGGTCGGTCGTGAGCCGTTCGCCCATCGTCCAGCCCACCACCAGTCGCGAGTGCAGATCCAGGATCACGGCTAAATAGAGCCATCCCTCTTTCGTCGGGAGAAACGAGATATCGGCGGCCCATACGGTGTTCGGCGTCGGTACGTCGAAGTTCCGATGCACGAGATCCTTCGCCACGGGGTGGGTTTCGTTCCGGGTGGTGGTGCGCTTGTGCTTCCGACGATCTTTGCCCTGCAGGCCAGCCGCAGACATCAGCCGGGCCACCCGCCGCCGGGAGCACGCCATGCCGTGCTCCCGCAACTCGGCATGCACCCGGGGCACGCCATACCGCCCTTTGGTTCGGGTGTGGATCTGCTGGATCTCCGTGCTCAGGACGTCGTCCTGAGCACGTCTGGGACTCATCGGCCTTCCTCGCCAGGTCGCATAGCCGCTTCTGGTCACGTCCAGCATCCGGCACATGACGTCCAGGCGGAACAAGGAGCGGTGCGCGTCGATGAATTCAAAACGCCTCACTTTTCTTTGGCGAAGAAGGCCACGGCTTTTTTCAACACATCACGTTCCTGACGGGCAATGTCCAGCTCGCGTTGCAGGCGTTTGATCTCTGCCTGCTCGGCGCTGAGGCTGGCCTTCCCGTGACCCGGGAAAGCTGATTGACCCTGCTGCTCGAATTCCTTGGCCCAGCGGTGAAGCGACGAGTCGCTGATGCCGAGATTGATCGAGACGCCGGTGAAGGTCTGGTCGGGCTCGTGGGCGAGCCGGACGGCCTCGAGCTTGAATTCTTTGGTGTACCGCTGGCGCTGTCCCATACTTCACCTCGCTGTCATTGTCGAGGCGTTTGTTCAGGTGCGCGAAATCGAGGTATCCCCAATCTTCGTGCCGCTGGAGGTGCAGGGTGAGCGGGCCGGCGTGCTCTCGATGCAGCGCTCCGACACCCACGCCTTCGACGACACCGATCTGCAGTTCCTGGCGCTGCTCGCGCCGCACGTGTCCATCGCGCTGGGCAACGCCGCGCTGCGCGAGGCGCTGGAACGCGCCACACTGACCGACCCCCTGACGGGTCTGCCCAACCGCCGCGCCTTCAACGGGGAGGTGCGGGCGGCGCTGATTGGTCGCAGGGCCGAGTCACACAGCGGTCACATGAAAACGAGGGCAAGGGAATGTGGGATCGTCACCCCCCCAGTGAGGGCACAACCAGACCCTCGTCCGCGATTCGCTGGTCACGGGGGAGTCACACAGCCGGCCTAGAGTGCACGCACGATGCCCGAGACCACTCCCATGCGTAGCCTCACATCTTCCCCTCCATCTGCCGGAACGGTGCA contains the following coding sequences:
- a CDS encoding IS3 family transposase (programmed frameshift), translating into MGQRQRYTKEFKLEAVRLAHEPDQTFTGVSINLGISDSSLHRWAKEFEQQGQSAFPGHGKASLSAEQAEIKRLQRELDIARQERDVLKKAGGLLRQRKVRRFEFIDAHRSLFRLDVMCRMLDVTRSGYATWRGRPMSPRRAQDDVLSTEIQQIHTRTKGRYGVPRVHAELREHGMACSRRRVARLMSAAGLQGKDRRKHKRTTTRNETHPVAKDLVHRNFDVPTPNTVWAADISFLPTKEGWLYLAVILDLHSRLVVGWTMGERLTTDLPLAALNMAVARRPPPADLIHHSDRGSQYTSRLYQAALQRSGMQSSMGRKGDCFDNAVVESFFSTLKRELMMDTVFMSRQEGRSQVFEYLEIFYNRQRRHSTLGYLTPVEFEQRGNRAVA
- a CDS encoding GAF domain-containing protein, with protein sequence MREIEVSPIFVPLEVQGERAGVLSMQRSDTHAFDDTDLQFLALLAPHVSIALGNAALREALERATLTDPLTGLPNRRAFNGEVRAALIGRRAESHSGHMKTRARECGIVTPPVRAQPDPRPRFAGHGGVTQPA